The Apostichopus japonicus isolate 1M-3 chromosome 20, ASM3797524v1, whole genome shotgun sequence genome contains a region encoding:
- the LOC139961544 gene encoding cytochrome P450 2U1-like isoform X1, which yields MIKTDVLYIHELSENMASVLAILLSLLVVLVLALVARHFRRSDHVPPGPKGWPIIGNAFTMTGENLYATLTEYSRTYGGIFSLQLGPKLVIILNTLDVAKEAYVDQASAFSKRFMPPAIRYIVGQEGSLIFGDGPIWKEQRKFLLSAFREFGVGKKSLQERVNEEASYVLEVIERAKGQPINIHFVINNAVSNIICSLSFGERFDYNDENFQNLLKKLHVNVSSISLGGIVHVFPFLMETPIYGYLKKNFQSLVDFVRRLSKEHSETFNGNDIRDILDKYLLEIQKQEDSGEESHFKRSDDWRLVFELFLAGTDTTTNTLLFTILFATYYPDIQQKISDEIDEVVGGARRPQLSDRPNMPYTEATILEVLRMRPAAPLGVPRSVSADTKVGGYFIPKGTGVFLNAFAINHDPQVWDRPYEFDPTRFLSPDGKKLIKNDSLMTFGTGRRACVGENLAKMELFFFVTNIFQRFHLRFPEGTSKPDLRGTQGISLKPSPFEICAERR from the exons ATGATAAAG ACCGATGTCTTATATATACATGAACTGTCGGAAAACATGGCGTCTGTGTTAGCAATCCTACTATCATTGCTGGTTGTACTTGTTTTGGCTTTAGTCGCGAGACATTTTCGGAGATCCGATCATGTGCCACCTGGACCTAAGGGTTGGCCAATCATTGGCAATGCCTTTACTATGACAGGAGAGAACTTGTACGCT ACTTTAACGGAGTACTCGCGAACATACGGAGGAATATTTTCTCTTCAGCTTGGTCCAAAGCTAGTAATTATCTTGAACACGCTAGACGTTGCCAAGGAAGCTTACGTCGACCAAGCCTCTGCCTTCTCAAAACGATTTATGCCACCAGCAATTCGATACATCGTTGGCCAGGAAG GTAGTCTCATATTTGGTGATGGCCCAATATGGAAAGAGCAACGGAAGTTTCTCCTTTCCGCCTTCCGAGAATTTGGTGTCGGAAAGAAGAGTTTGCAAGAGAGAGTGAATGAAGAGGCCAGCTATGTCCTTGAAGTTATCGAACGCGCGAAAGGACAACCAATCAACATACATtttgttataaacaatgccGTGTCGAACATCATTTGTAGTCTCTCGTTTGGAGAAAGATTCGATTACAATGACGAAAATTTCCAGAACCTTCTAAAGAAACTTCACGTTAATGTATCCTCGATATCTCTCGGTGGGATTGTACACGTCTTTCCGTTCTTAATGGAGACTCCCATCTATGgctatttgaagaaaaatttcCAATCACTCGTCGACTTTGTCAGACGTTTGTCCAAAGAACACTCCGAGACGTTTAACGGCAATGACATCAGAGATATTTTAGATAAATATCTACTCGAGATTCAGAAACAGGAAGATAGCGGAGAAGAGAGTCACTTCAAAAGGTCAGACGATTGGCGATTGGTTTTTGAACTGTTTTTGGCGGGAACGGACACAACGACAAACACACTCCTGTTCACCATTTTATTTGCGACATACTACCCAGATATTCAGCAAAAG atTTCTGACGAAATCGACGAAGTGGTTGGGGGAGCAAGAAGACCCCAGCTGTCAGATCGTCCTAACATGCCGTACACCGAAGCAACTATCTTGGAAGTTCTACGCATGCGCCCGGCAGCACCTTTAGGCGTCCCAAGGAGCGTTAGTGCTGACACGAAAGTCGGAGGCTATTTCATACCAAAG GGTACTGGTGTATTCTTGAATGCATTTGCCATCAATCACGACCCACAAGTTTGGGATCGTCCATACGAGTTTGATCCTACAAGGTTTTTGTCACCTGATGGTAAAAAACTTATAAAAAACGACTCCTTGATGACATTTGGAACTG GTCGTAGAGCATGCGTAGGAGAGAACCTTGCGAAGATGGAACTATTTTTCTTTGTCACGAATATCTTCCAGAGGTTCCACCTGCGGTTCCCCGAAGGCACAAGTAAGCCGGATCTTCGAGGTACGCAAGGAATATCGTTGAAGCCTTCACCATTCGAAATATGCGCAGAGCGACGTTAA
- the LOC139961544 gene encoding cytochrome P450 2U1-like isoform X2 yields MASVLAILLSLLVVLVLALVARHFRRSDHVPPGPKGWPIIGNAFTMTGENLYATLTEYSRTYGGIFSLQLGPKLVIILNTLDVAKEAYVDQASAFSKRFMPPAIRYIVGQEGSLIFGDGPIWKEQRKFLLSAFREFGVGKKSLQERVNEEASYVLEVIERAKGQPINIHFVINNAVSNIICSLSFGERFDYNDENFQNLLKKLHVNVSSISLGGIVHVFPFLMETPIYGYLKKNFQSLVDFVRRLSKEHSETFNGNDIRDILDKYLLEIQKQEDSGEESHFKRSDDWRLVFELFLAGTDTTTNTLLFTILFATYYPDIQQKISDEIDEVVGGARRPQLSDRPNMPYTEATILEVLRMRPAAPLGVPRSVSADTKVGGYFIPKGTGVFLNAFAINHDPQVWDRPYEFDPTRFLSPDGKKLIKNDSLMTFGTGRRACVGENLAKMELFFFVTNIFQRFHLRFPEGTSKPDLRGTQGISLKPSPFEICAERR; encoded by the exons ATGGCGTCTGTGTTAGCAATCCTACTATCATTGCTGGTTGTACTTGTTTTGGCTTTAGTCGCGAGACATTTTCGGAGATCCGATCATGTGCCACCTGGACCTAAGGGTTGGCCAATCATTGGCAATGCCTTTACTATGACAGGAGAGAACTTGTACGCT ACTTTAACGGAGTACTCGCGAACATACGGAGGAATATTTTCTCTTCAGCTTGGTCCAAAGCTAGTAATTATCTTGAACACGCTAGACGTTGCCAAGGAAGCTTACGTCGACCAAGCCTCTGCCTTCTCAAAACGATTTATGCCACCAGCAATTCGATACATCGTTGGCCAGGAAG GTAGTCTCATATTTGGTGATGGCCCAATATGGAAAGAGCAACGGAAGTTTCTCCTTTCCGCCTTCCGAGAATTTGGTGTCGGAAAGAAGAGTTTGCAAGAGAGAGTGAATGAAGAGGCCAGCTATGTCCTTGAAGTTATCGAACGCGCGAAAGGACAACCAATCAACATACATtttgttataaacaatgccGTGTCGAACATCATTTGTAGTCTCTCGTTTGGAGAAAGATTCGATTACAATGACGAAAATTTCCAGAACCTTCTAAAGAAACTTCACGTTAATGTATCCTCGATATCTCTCGGTGGGATTGTACACGTCTTTCCGTTCTTAATGGAGACTCCCATCTATGgctatttgaagaaaaatttcCAATCACTCGTCGACTTTGTCAGACGTTTGTCCAAAGAACACTCCGAGACGTTTAACGGCAATGACATCAGAGATATTTTAGATAAATATCTACTCGAGATTCAGAAACAGGAAGATAGCGGAGAAGAGAGTCACTTCAAAAGGTCAGACGATTGGCGATTGGTTTTTGAACTGTTTTTGGCGGGAACGGACACAACGACAAACACACTCCTGTTCACCATTTTATTTGCGACATACTACCCAGATATTCAGCAAAAG atTTCTGACGAAATCGACGAAGTGGTTGGGGGAGCAAGAAGACCCCAGCTGTCAGATCGTCCTAACATGCCGTACACCGAAGCAACTATCTTGGAAGTTCTACGCATGCGCCCGGCAGCACCTTTAGGCGTCCCAAGGAGCGTTAGTGCTGACACGAAAGTCGGAGGCTATTTCATACCAAAG GGTACTGGTGTATTCTTGAATGCATTTGCCATCAATCACGACCCACAAGTTTGGGATCGTCCATACGAGTTTGATCCTACAAGGTTTTTGTCACCTGATGGTAAAAAACTTATAAAAAACGACTCCTTGATGACATTTGGAACTG GTCGTAGAGCATGCGTAGGAGAGAACCTTGCGAAGATGGAACTATTTTTCTTTGTCACGAATATCTTCCAGAGGTTCCACCTGCGGTTCCCCGAAGGCACAAGTAAGCCGGATCTTCGAGGTACGCAAGGAATATCGTTGAAGCCTTCACCATTCGAAATATGCGCAGAGCGACGTTAA